ATTACTTCTACGGCGTTAACCCTGCTAGTTCTTCCAGCTTTGTATTCTCTATTCGGGAGGTTTATGGTTCCTAAAAAGACTACTCCAGAGATTAAAGATGGGCTGTTAAAAGAAGCCATCTTGGAGCGGTAATTTTCTACGATTTCTAAGGATTTCTAATCGTTACACAGTTGTAAATATAAAAATTACAATGACTTCCTGGAAACAGTTAACAATCTACATTAGCAAGTCTGATTGCTGGCACCACCAACCCCTTCACCAAGCTCTGCTCGGAATAGCTCGCCGACAGGGATTAACAGGAATAACGGTGATGCGAGCAATTTTTGGATATGGCAAACATGGGATTTTTCGCACTACCAATCAGCTAGACTCATCTTCTGAGTCTTCTTATCTACCACTTGTCGTCACGGTGATTGATAGTGAGAGTGCGAGCGCAGAATTTTTTTCCTTAGTCAAAGAGATGGTTAAAGATAAGTTTGTCACTTGTCAACCCATAGAAGTTCTCTCGCCGTTAGTCACGCTTTAAGGACAGTAGTCATGTCT
The Oscillatoria nigro-viridis PCC 7112 genome window above contains:
- a CDS encoding DUF190 domain-containing protein, whose product is MTSWKQLTIYISKSDCWHHQPLHQALLGIARRQGLTGITVMRAIFGYGKHGIFRTTNQLDSSSESSYLPLVVTVIDSESASAEFFSLVKEMVKDKFVTCQPIEVLSPLVTL